Part of the Nicotiana sylvestris chromosome 2, ASM39365v2, whole genome shotgun sequence genome, TCTTCAAAGCCTTTAAGGTCTGGATCAAGCACACAAATCCCATCTGATGAGGTGGCTGCTTCCTATTCATATGCTGCTGCTTTATCAAGAAGTACCACTCCTGATCCCCAACACATTGCGAGGGCTCCTAGTCCTTGCCTTACTCCTATTGGTGGAGGGAGGGTAGTCAATTTAGACAAGAGAAGTGTCAATAGTCCAAATTCATTTAATGGTCACACAACTGAGTCTTCAGAGCTTGTTGCTGCTTTGTCTGGCATGAATCTATCTAATGGTATGTCCGATGAGATCATTTCTCAGATTGAACAGGACATTGGTTTTAATACTATCCTCACCAATCTTGCAGGTGGACAGAATAACACGAAGCAGCATGAATTTTTGAAGCAATCTGAATCCCCACAGTTCAATATGGCTTCTACTGTTCAGTCTACAAAAGTACCATATTCTGTCGGCTCAGACCTTAATAGTTCTAACCGCCAAGCTCCTTTCTCCAATAGTTCATACCTCAAAGGATCCCCAACATCTGGATTGAATAGTGGAGGTGGCGTACTTTCTCAATATCCACATTTGGATAGTCCAAATTCATCTTTTTCTAATTATGGTTTGAGTGGTCATCCCCTCAGTCCAATGTCAAGCCATCTTGGCAACTATAATTTGCCACCTTTATTTGGAAATGCTGCTGCTGCATCAGCTATGGCTGTACCTGGATTGGACTCGAGAATCCCTAATTTGAGTGCTGCAACCGCAGAGCATAATCTCAGCAGAATGGGAAATCAAATGGGTGGGCCATCATTCGTGGACCCTATGTATCTTCAGTACTTGACAGCTGAATATGTTGCGCAGGTTGCTGCTCTTAATGATCCTTCCTTGGACAGGAGCTACATGGGCGGCAATTCGTATGTAGACTTGCTTCAGAAAGCTTATCTTGGTAATAATGTTCTACCTCAGAAATCTCAATACAAAAGCAGTGGTTCAGGTCATCATGGCTATTATGGAAATCCTGCGTTTGGAGTTGGCTTGTCATATCCTGGAAGTCCTTTAGCAAGTCCTGTCATCCCAGGCTCTCCAGTGGGACCTGGTAGTCCTATGAGGCATAGTGATTATAATAATATGAGACGAATGAGAAACATAGCTGCAGGTGTCATAGGACCATATCACTTGGATAATATGGAAAACAGCTTAGCATCCTCCTTACTGGAAGAGTTCAAAAGCAACAAGACCAGGTGTTTTGAACTATCAGAAATTGTAGGGCACGTTGTTGAGTTTAGGTAAACTTGCTCTTATGTGTTTTTTTTCTACTTGAACTAGCCTCGATTCTAATACTTATATATCATCTATGATCAGCGCTGACCAGTATGGGAGCCGATTCATTCAGCAAAAGTTGGAAACTGCCACCACTGAGGAGAAAAACATGGTGTTTCAGGAAATTTTCCCCCAAGCTCTTACTTTGATGACTGATGTCTTCGGAAATTACGTAATCCAGAAGGTATGTGTAATTCTATGGAGTATAGATTGAAGTTGAGGTGCATGATCTTCCAATCTGTCCTGTTTCTCTTTAATTGGATTGTAATATCCATATTTCTCTTGCAGTTTTTTGAACATGGAATGGCATCTCAGAGGAGAGAATTAGCTGGCAAGCTCTTTGGGCATGTTTTAACACTGAGCCTTCAAATGTATGGTTGTCGCGTCATACAGAAGGTATACCAAATTGAATCTAGAAATGCTCATTCACACTTAAGCTTCATAAAAAAAAAATGCTCATGCACACTTAAGTGTTAATCTTTTGCTTTGGTTCTTATTCTGATACACTAAATATTGCACCAACCAGTGGGCTCCCTTCTCAATATCTGAGTTATGTTGAGTTGAAAATTGTGGTAAAATGTTTGTTTCACTATACAGGCAATAGAAGTAGTCGACGTGGACCAGAAGATCAAAATGGTGGAGGAGCTTGATGGTAATATCATGCGCTGTGTACGAGATCAGAATGGAAATCACGTCATTCAGAAATGTATTGAATGTGTACCAGAAGATCACATTCAATTTGTCGTCTCGACATTTTTCGGACAAGTTGTTACTCTCTCCACCCATCCATATGGCTGTCGAGTAATACAGGTAGATGAGTAATGTGTCTTATCCATTTGGGTTGGTAATTTCAGTTTGATATTTACTAATATTCCTTCATCTGTCAGAGAGTATTGGAACACTGTAGCGATCCAGAAACCCAAAGTAAAGTGATGGAAGAAATCTTGGAATCTGTAAGCATGTTGGCACAAGATCAGTATGGTAATTATGTTGTTCAGGTATGGAATACTCACTATCTATATACTGGCGCCTTCGCTGTCTTATTTAGAAGTAActatttccattttctttttcatGAGTTAGTAGTTCGTTttatcatgttgtattctacACAGTATCCTCACTTCTTGATTATTATGGAGCAATTCGTAAAATGCATCTGAGTTGACGATTCCTGAATTTGTTGTTGATATGGGCACATGTTTTGCTTATTTTCAAATTATGGTAATATTGCGCATTTCGTTTCATTATTTGATTCAAGGCTCTTTGTCTTGCTTTTTTATGATGTACTAGGAAAACATTTTTGTGCCACTGTAAATTCCAAAATGAGGTCATTGAATTTATTATAAAGGCATTTGGTTGGAGAAGTGAAAtcttttgcaatttttttttcaattttgcgtgttttgtttgtttgcaaagtgttcttttctttttccttcaaaATTTCAACTTCTTTGGAAAACTAAAAGTATATATTTTTTGCCCCCCCAccctcccccccaaaaaaaaaaaagtttggaAATTGAGATAGTATTTGcaaaaaaaattcaatcaactttcAAACTGCATGCACATTCACCTGGTTCTCTAGTGCTGCCAATGTATGCTACTGCCCTTAACATGATGCTAAATGGGGAACCTAGTACATGTTCTGGCTGGAAAAAAGGTTATTAAGCAATGGTATTACCCTCTTTGATACAGCAAAAACCTTCCTTTGTTGCTGCCTTCCATTTTGTTTGCTAAAGCACTAGTGATTGAAGAAGCTCCTTTGGTCAATTAAACTTTTCTTTGTGCTAACAAGACTTTGCTATATTAGCAAACATGTCTTTCATTCCTATACTGAGCTATAATGaccttgttttcctttttcttccatTTGTTGTTTTAAATGCAACACTTGCAGCATGTATTGGAGCATGGGAAGCCGCATGAGCGCTCTATTATAATTCAGGAACTAGCTGGGAAGATTGTGCAAATGAGCCAGCAGAAGTTCGCCTCTAATGTTGTTGAGAAGTGTTTAACTTTTTGTAATTCTAGTGAACGACAGCTACTGGTGAACGAGATGCTTGGTACGACTGATGAAAATGAGCCTCTTCAGGTTTGTCTAAACTTTAGCCTTGGGTTAAGCAGGATGTTGATTTCGATATGGTTATTGGGTTCATAATTTTTGTTACTCCTGCTACTTTATTTTGTCCCCCCCAAAAAAAGGGATCTTTTTTATACACCTAATTGCATGGAAACAATGTAGTTCACTAGTTTGTGCATTCGCTGAGATTTGATTTTAACCTCTTGTATGGTTCGCCAAAAAGGCCAACTCTTGCTTAGCAGGCATGATTCAGGATAGTTTGGAGCATCAGAATAGGATGATTAAACCTACAAAATTTATGAACTAATGATATTTATCTTTTAGTGGGTCCCTTGTCAGGACACTGCCTCTGCCTGGCTCACCTGTATCTGTTGAGAAGCATAGCATTGCCTTCTTCCTTCCTTCCTTCCCCCTTGTAAATTGAGTTCGGCGACCTCTCAGGATTAATCACTAAGACAGCTAGCTGTGAGATCATTAGGACTAAGTTTGGATAGGCTATGAGTCACTTAAAAGGTTGAAGTTGGAAGAAAAGAGACTTAATAGTTAACCTGGATGGTATGGTCATAGCTGATATCTGATATTGTGTGGCACATACTTTTGAAAAGCAAGAAGTGTTTGGAAGATGAGGTCATTGAACGGTCATTCGTCAAGCATGCTTCATCTGTAAGTCAGGTTTCCTGCCTCTGAATTTAAGTCATTAGACCTTCTAAAGCAATTGTGCTTTATGTCAAACCGAAATTATGGAGTCTTCAATTAAATCAAACTAGATGGCAAGAATGATACATGCCAGCGCGCCAGCTACTACATCTAAACCTCTCTATTGGACTTCCCCTTGACATGTTTGAAAGGACGTGAGAACAAAGATGCATGGTGATGTCGCATATCAATGTGTTTAATTATTCACCATTTCCAAGCAAATCACATATTGGCAGCAGAGAACCACTGGATTTTCTGACATTCATATTATGCTCGTGCTTTTGGACATTCTGGCCTGTTCCTCCCCCCTTTAATTAGATATAATTCATATGCGTTGTGACCCTGTAACACTAGACTTTGGATGCTGAGACTGTTGTCTTGGAAAACAAGAGTAAGAGATGTCTTGGAACATTGGTAGTTCCCTAATTTCTGTAGGACATCGCTCTTAAAGAAATAGTCCTAGTTTTTGAAGCGGAAGAATTACTGCGAGCTTGTGAGCTAGTCTTCTTGAACTATATTCCAGTTGGACTTCTTGAGCTTGTGATGGATACAGGACTTTTATGCCCTACCTCGACTGACTTGGGATTATGGCGGAGTTGGTTGATTGATGAGTTTCTACATTGGGATCTTCCTTTTTTCCCACCTTCTACCTTTTCTCAATGATCTCACTTTAGATTTGACCCACATTAAGTATCCCAAATACGGAATGTTTTGCGGATGGACCACCTACAACTTCATGTCGTTTAGCTAAGAAGAAATCTTTTCCTGAAAGCTTTTTGCTAAAACATTTCTGCTgctaatataaaaaaataaattaattgtaCCATTTCAAGCTCCATTGTAGCCTGAAAACAGCGCTACCTACTTGTTATTTAATACGTTTAGTTAGAGGCTCAAGATTTTTGctggacaaatatttacctaagTGTATGCCAAAAGGATTTCCTCAAATGTCATGAATTAGTTTTCTAACCCTTGCTTTGTCCATGTTAAGCTATTCAATCATGAAATTCGGACCTTAGTAATATTTGCGTTTTAATTTTTGCATCTATGGGGATAGAGTTCATCTTGGGAATACAGCCACTGAGCTACATATATAGGTGATTTTGATTTTGATAGTGGTGGCATTTAGTGCATCATATAAATTCTTACAGTCTTGTTTCTCATGCTCTCATTTCCCGGTAGAGTTAAAAATCGAGACGGTTTGGTTTCAAATTTTGCGCTGTGTTTCCTCATTTTTCGTCTTTTTGTCCAGGCTATGATGAAAGATCAGTTTGCAAATTACGTTGTACAGAAAGTTTTGGAAACTTGTAGCGATCAGCAACGCGAGCTGATCATGTCGAGGATAAGAGTTCACTTGAATGCTCTGAAGAAATACACTTACGGAAAGCATATTGTCGCGCGTGTTGAAAAGCTAGTTGCTGCTGGGGGTAAGCAGTTTCCTGTTTGCATTTGTCTGGAGCATTCAATGCATTGGTTATTCAACTTCAAATACGCTTTTTTAATCAGTTTCAACTGGCTATTAAATGATTTCGTTATGCTGTTTTGCAGAAAGAAGAATTGCTGCTCAGTCCCTAAGTCCGGCTTAGTCTTGTAGGAAAGAAAGTTGTACAGCTAACTGAGGCTTAGTTTGAGCTACCTATCTTCCTTTTCTTCCACATCTAGTGTTTTAGCTCCATACATGTCTTCAAAGGTATGGAGTAAATTGCAAATAAAGTTGTTACATGTACTAGAGAACTGTAAATTGTGTAGTTAAAACATAAAATCAGATATGCTGAAGCTCAGATGTCAAATATTCGAGATGGCTGTGCAGAGGAAGTCAAGTTTCCGGAGGGTGTAAAAAATATAAGACCGGCGAGGTAGTTTATATCAACGCGATTGTACAAATGTTGCCATGTGGAGAGTTGATGTTTAGGTGAGAACAGAAATTTCATGTATGGTATTGACAATTTTCTTTTATGGCTAGGTGTATTTTCTTTCATCTTTGGTTGCTGTCATTTTATGATAATTCAATGCTCCTGTATCCACTATTGGGATTAGTATTCTGGCGTTTGTGAGATTTTGTTGCAGTAGATACATACAGGCTACAGCTATGACAACAATTATCTTAAATTCCAAAGAAATTAGGGTCGGCTATGGCTTCTTACTGATCATGTTTCTCCATTTAAACTCATTTAATGTCAATATGACTTCAATAAATTAACAATTTGTTACAACTATATAGTATgaaacaaaatatttgttactaATTAGCAGACATAAGAATGTGATTTGAATGAATGCTAACTCCGTGTTACTACCTTAAATGTTTaaattaaggggtcgtttggttgggaaataagttattccatgattaattatgtTGGGATAATTATTTCATCCTCCCATGGGGATAATAAAACACTACAATCCTAGGATTAATTCCGTGATTAGTTATATCACGATTTTATCTCAACTAAATGTGAGATTAATTCATCTCACATTTAATCTTGGGATTAATTATCCCTTATCTCTTGTAACAAACGTGGCCTAAAGGTTGAAGTTGTAAAAGCATAAGAGCCCAAAAGTTGTTTTCTTACTTCTTTTTTATATCCAAGAACAATGAAGTATAATAAGACGTATATGGTTAAATAGGTTCAGAATCGACAATGTAGTCAAACGCATACAATATTATGTATTATTATTATGCACAACCTCTTTGATCGTATGTGAATTTTCCATTTGAAAGTGGTAATTTATTTTATCAATATCGATGATAGTACACAATTTACCAAATAGAGTAAACATTACCATGTTATAGTGTATTAATAAATTTTTCCCCAAATCTCCCAAGCTTGAATGTTTTTATAGCGTAATCTACCGTCAGATTATAAAAGGACCTAGCTTTTTGCATGCAATAAGCATTGGATGTGTGAACTTCCTTTTATATTCAAGCACATATAATGGTATGAAAGGATTTTATGCTCTCAATCATATTTCTTCATGAAATATCGATTCTATAAATCATCTCATTTCAGAATAAAGTCTCATGTAATAAGTGAAGTCTTATAATTTTCCATATCAACTCCTGGTCTTACCTGATAGAATCAGTCATGCCAGAGAGGAAGGGGGAGGGGAAGACATTTGGCTCTGGGAGAGAAAGTATACGAAAGATTACTTTACTTTTGATGTTCACAATCAAACCCAGCCAATTATTGaataaaatcaatgaaatttTGATCGATTATAATCATAAAAGCTTTTCAAACACTATTTGCCTTTTCTAATTAATTGTATAACAAATTTTCTCTAATGCCATGCAAAATCAAGAATTTTACTACAGTCAAATCTCTCTATAACAACCTCatttgttccgaatatttttggatgttatagcgaaGTGTTATTATAGAGAgaatatattataacataacatgaaatttGTTATACAGGGATGTTATTATAGAGATGTCTGACGGTATATAAAATGAAAGAGTCCATGGCTCCCCTTTTTGAATATCCTCTCTCTTCTCCCTGAGTGAGTTCTTTTCTGCTagatttaagtttttttttttttttttttatcttttgttcATATTGTTTTCTATAGAGATGAATTGATACATAAGTTTCTACTTTTTACCTATAAACATAccatctattttttattttttcatttcagACGATCTTTTACTTTGAAGTGCAAATTTAATCcatttaatttattaaaattatGTATGAATTTAGTTATAAATCAATATATGCTTAGCAAGAATTGAGCAAATTGACGAATTTAAATAATCGAAATGGATAATCTGTTATAATTATAACTTACATCCCAAGTAAGGATCACAATCTCGAAAATTTCATAAACTAATGAAATATtctgttagtttgtatgagtccaccaaacagcaGAGTACCCGGTCCTCTATGAGGTTgtactgagaatgctaataaaacagtaAGTAACTAAGAcacaggatttttacgtggaaaaatcccaacttaaggggacaaaaaccacgacctacgcttgtaggctttcaacttcactaacgtGTAAACACCTATGACAAGCCACTTTGTgatgactccattacaaagaattcaactcaactaacttgtgatactctttccacaagtcactttgtcactctctagttacacagactttaacttatgacgaaacctagtcacaacataaactcagagagtttatagattttacaagagggttcctaatcaacgcttcttGCTAAGCAACTTAGGggatacaataagaacaatcacaaagtttcaACTCAACTAAGAATaacaaaatactaactttaggaactggtccgtagtagcgtttaactttgtttTCAAACTCGTGAGAATTGATTTCTCAATTTTTGCGAAAGGCTTGAAATAAGAAACTGAAGTGTTCAAGGgatgttttgatataaactcattgttgatacaccttgatgacatcacttgaaatgatgtaagcactttagttggtcaaggaatAAGTGGCCACTGGAAACAGTGTAGTGCAGGCAGTCACGTCGCTTCCAGCTGTGTCCCATTGACTTCGTATTGctatgagggaaccacaagggtatcaaGTCCTTGTTTGGTTCTCTATCTCCTGAAGCTATAACAGTTCACATTTAGCTGGAATCTATTAACTTGCAGTGTAGCCCAAGTATGTCAGGTTCCATATCTGGTCCttgacaataagtttgttagatcatcaaaacataagtcaaagacattgaaaacctatcaattttcccctttttgatgatgacaaacttaaacaTTGATAACGTGTACTTAGAGCAAGAAGAACCAGATAAAGTAACAGGAGCTCATaagttccccctgactttatgccTTCCTTTTTGAATCATGTTCCCCCTAACTTTAGGCCTGCCTTCTTTTTGAATTAATTTATCTTTATATCTCTATACTTATTTATTCCCCTTGTGGCATCATTAAAAGGACACAAACAGTCAAACAGTATAAAAAAGTCTAGccgagctaactcatgccacatatgtgcacacaacatgatagagaaGAGAATTTAAAATTCAAGCAATGAGACAATAAAAGAGGATAGATTTTATATAGATAAAGATTTTATATGCCTTTGCTTAAAAAGCAAAGGCAACATTGGACTGTTAAGAAGGGAGTAGTACTGTTTCATCCCAacaacataaaaaaataaaacaaaacataTGCCAAGTAAAAAACTTAAAAAAACATTCCAAAAACTGGTCACCGAAGGGGTACTTAGAGGGCACTATGAGTAGAAGGCTTGGAGGTTGCATCAAGTGTTTGGAGAACTAGGTCTATTCGGGCATTGTCCaacttttgctcattgagcagttctgcTTTCAGGTTCTCTACTTGCACCCTTAAATTAGCATTATCTTTTGTCAAACGAGCTACTTCATCATTTGACGTCGGAACCCcttgggcttgctgaccttccaggatagcattcctagCCTTCAACCGGCGAATCTCCTCAGTTGCATTGTTTTGAGAATTAATGAGCTGTGAGAcggttgatgtacttcctaccccCCCCATTCTTTTCTATGCACTCGCATTCTTCCAACGTTGTCTGTGAGAAAGTCTGCTTCTTAGTTCCTACCTTGCCTTGCCCCAACGGCACCTCGAAGGACTTAAACACTCGCGTAAGCAAAAACCCGTAAggaaggccatgattaccatCCTTGAAGGTTTATACTTTTTGCATGTGTTCAATCATAATAGCAAGCAGGCTTACATGAGTAAAGCTATCCAGTTGCTCCATCAAAAACAGGTCAGACTTAGAAGTCATGGACCTCCTCTCAGCACGAAGCAATAGCACTTTGTTTACTAATTCGAAAAGTAATTGATAAATAGGGAGTAGTGCCTTCTTGTGGATCTGGTCCCCCTTTTGGTTCGCATTGTCCTTCACCACAACATTTCTGAAATTATACCGACACACATCCTTCACACTGGACACACCAACTGTAGGGACTTTAAGAATTTCCCCAAGCAACTTTACATCGAACACGATATCTACTCCATTCACCAAAGCACAAATGTGGTTGGTCTCAATGGGAAAGAGGCTAGCAAAGAAGATTTGAACCTCATCCTCATACACCTTAGGT contains:
- the LOC104228816 gene encoding pumilio homolog 2-like isoform X1, translating into MVSDLGRRPMVGNNENSFGDEFEKEIGMLLHDQRRQDADDREKELNMYRSGSAPPTVEGSLSAVGGLFNNNGFMSEEELRSDPAYLSYYYSNVNLNPRLPPPLLSKEDWRFSQRLQGGSSAIGDRRNVNKNDNNGNGRRSPMPPGFNSKKAETENETDKLQGSVEWGGDGLIGLPGLGLGSKKKSIAEIFQDDFSRVSPAPGHPSRPASRNAFDGSGDAAEAELSFSSSKPLRSGSSTQIPSDEVAASYSYAAALSRSTTPDPQHIARAPSPCLTPIGGGRVVNLDKRSVNSPNSFNGHTTESSELVAALSGMNLSNGMSDEIISQIEQDIGFNTILTNLAGGQNNTKQHEFLKQSESPQFNMASTVQSTKVPYSVGSDLNSSNRQAPFSNSSYLKGSPTSGLNSGGGVLSQYPHLDSPNSSFSNYGLSGHPLSPMSSHLGNYNLPPLFGNAAAASAMAVPGLDSRIPNLSAATAEHNLSRMGNQMGGPSFVDPMYLQYLTAEYVAQVAALNDPSLDRSYMGGNSYVDLLQKAYLGNNVLPQKSQYKSSGSGHHGYYGNPAFGVGLSYPGSPLASPVIPGSPVGPGSPMRHSDYNNMRRMRNIAAGVIGPYHLDNMENSLASSLLEEFKSNKTRCFELSEIVGHVVEFSADQYGSRFIQQKLETATTEEKNMVFQEIFPQALTLMTDVFGNYVIQKFFEHGMASQRRELAGKLFGHVLTLSLQMYGCRVIQKAIEVVDVDQKIKMVEELDGNIMRCVRDQNGNHVIQKCIECVPEDHIQFVVSTFFGQVVTLSTHPYGCRVIQRVLEHCSDPETQSKVMEEILESVSMLAQDQYGNYVVQHVLEHGKPHERSIIIQELAGKIVQMSQQKFASNVVEKCLTFCNSSERQLLVNEMLGTTDENEPLQAMMKDQFANYVVQKVLETCSDQQRELIMSRIRVHLNALKKYTYGKHIVARVEKLVAAGERRIAAQSLSPA
- the LOC104228816 gene encoding pumilio homolog 2-like isoform X2, producing MVSDLGRRPMVGNNENSFGDEFEKEIGMLLHDQRRQDADDREKELNMYRSGSAPPTVEGSLSAVGGLFNNNGFMSEEELRSDPAYLSYYYSNVNLNPRLPPPLLSKEDWRFSQRLQGGSSAIGDRRNVNKNDNNGNGRRSPMPPGFNSKKAETENETDKLQGSVEWGGDGLIGLPGLGLGSKKKSIAEIFQDDFSRVSPAPGHPSRPASRNAFDGSGDAAEAELSFSSSKPLRSGSSTQIPSDEVAASYSYAAALSRSTTPDPQHIARAPSPCLTPIGGGRVVNLDKRSVNSPNSFNGHTTESSELVAALSGMNLSNGGQNNTKQHEFLKQSESPQFNMASTVQSTKVPYSVGSDLNSSNRQAPFSNSSYLKGSPTSGLNSGGGVLSQYPHLDSPNSSFSNYGLSGHPLSPMSSHLGNYNLPPLFGNAAAASAMAVPGLDSRIPNLSAATAEHNLSRMGNQMGGPSFVDPMYLQYLTAEYVAQVAALNDPSLDRSYMGGNSYVDLLQKAYLGNNVLPQKSQYKSSGSGHHGYYGNPAFGVGLSYPGSPLASPVIPGSPVGPGSPMRHSDYNNMRRMRNIAAGVIGPYHLDNMENSLASSLLEEFKSNKTRCFELSEIVGHVVEFSADQYGSRFIQQKLETATTEEKNMVFQEIFPQALTLMTDVFGNYVIQKFFEHGMASQRRELAGKLFGHVLTLSLQMYGCRVIQKAIEVVDVDQKIKMVEELDGNIMRCVRDQNGNHVIQKCIECVPEDHIQFVVSTFFGQVVTLSTHPYGCRVIQRVLEHCSDPETQSKVMEEILESVSMLAQDQYGNYVVQHVLEHGKPHERSIIIQELAGKIVQMSQQKFASNVVEKCLTFCNSSERQLLVNEMLGTTDENEPLQAMMKDQFANYVVQKVLETCSDQQRELIMSRIRVHLNALKKYTYGKHIVARVEKLVAAGERRIAAQSLSPA